TTTCCAACCATTCATTAACTGAACAAGAAAAAACCAGCCGATTTTTTTCTACTAATTTGGCGACCTCCCAACAAGAAACAATACTTACTCCTAAACCCTGAGATTGATATTCTTCTATCCACTCTCGATACTTTGTAGTTAGTCTGGAGTTATCGTCAACCCACCAAACCCAGATATGGGTATCAAGTACGATCATTGCAAAACTTCCCAATCTGACAAGGCAACGGGTTCTGTTGGATCATCGTAACGGATTACTTTACCGCGCAGTGGATAAAGATTTGTTTCTGGTTGGCTAGGCGCTGCTCCTTGAAGTTGTGGAGTTTTAGCTGACAGAATAATCACCTCCACAGCATCCCCCGCATGAAAAGGTAAGCCCCGTAGCATCAAAGTTCCATCTTCCGTTAAAACAGCTTCTATTTTGTGAGCTTCCATCTTACTACTCCTATTTGTTAATGGAGAAAAAGAGAAACGGATCTTACTTTCTCTAGTTTTTTTATTATGGCACTTTGGCTCCCCTGACTTTTTAGCCGTAACTTGCGTAAGTCATGATTTCGAGAGAACCGGGGAGCAGTGGCAACTTGAGCTTACTCAACATTTGTCAGCGTCTCCAGTTGTGCAAGTAGTTTCTCTATTTGCTTGCGCTTCTTGGGGTCTGACCAAATACGCGACTTTCTTAGTTTGGTAGTCGCAGCAGTAAAGCGCTCTTTATAATCGTTCGACTCGGTGTTTGCGGTAGAGGCTGGGCTTTTCTTCTCAATAATGCGCTGTCTGATTTCACTTAAAGACCAGTTGTTAGCAAGAGCTTGTTCTAAAAATGCAACGCGCTCATCTAATTTCTGAATCTGGGCGATGGCTTTAGCTTTGGTGTACTCAAGTGAGCCTTCCCTTAGCGCATCAAGGATATCTTCTGGGAGGTTGAGCAAGGGCAGGCGGTTCTTAACGAAAGATTCCCAGGTCATTAACCCTAAGCCAAGAAACACTCCTTCAACGATTTTGAGGTCTGGGTTTAATGCCTGCTCCTGGTTGAGGTCGGAATTATCTGTTTCGGTTTCGCCCATAACGTTATGGGTAGATAAGTCAATATCACCTTCATCGTCGCTGATAGCGTTATTGGTAGAATCATTTTCAACTCCACCCATAACGTTATGGGTAGGTTCATCACCTTCGCCATCGTGTGCGCCCATAACGTTATGGGTAACTGTAGATGCTTTTTTTTCTAGGCGTTGTAGACGATACAGGAATGGGGGTATCTCCTCAACACTTCGACCTAGTTTGAGAGACAGCAGTTGCAGGATACCTTCGGTTTCCTCAACTGGGTTAAGGTCTTCTCGCAGTAAATTTTCTATAAGTGCAAATTGAAAAGCTGCGTTGTCATCTAATTCTCTGATGACGACGGGGACAACTTTTAGCCCAATACTTAAGGCAGCACGATAGCGGCGTTCTCCTGCGACTAATTCGTGTTTCTCTCCATCAAGAGGGCGTACCAACAAGGGCTGCAAGATGCCATGCTGTTTGATGGATTCAGTTAACTGCTTTAATGCTTCAGAATCAAAGTAACGGCGTGGTTGATTCGGCGGCAGAATAATCTGGTCTAATGGGATGGTCACTTGAGAATCGGCATTATTGATGCCTGTCGTATCCCAAGGTACATCAATTTTGCTTTTGAGGGGTTGACTGGTTTTAGTGCGTCTCATTTTAATGATTCTAAACTAACGGCTATTTTTTTCAAGATTTGGACAGATGGGTGCTTTGGTTCATACACAGCAAGGGGCATTCGTTCTTCTGAAGCATCAACAAAAGCAGTGGAGCGAGGAATCGGGGCAAAGACAGTTCCGGCGCTTGCTAGTTGTTCGGTGATGGCTGCTAGGGTACGAGTGTCCTGGGAGTTACGGGCATCGTATTTTGTCGGCACAAATCCCGCTATTTGCAGTTTCCGGTTAGGTTTGTTGCGTACTGTAGCAACCGTTTTTAGTAATTCGCCTGTTCCCTCAAAGGCTTTGAAATGGGTTTCTAGGGGAACGAGAACATGGGTGGCAGCTACAAGGGAGATGTAAGAGAGTAAACCTAAGCTGGGAGGGCAATCTATGAGGATGAAATCGTAATTCTCTTGGATTGGCTCGATGGCTTCTTTCAGGCGAAAATCGCGCATGGAAGCACTAACCAATTGCATTTCTGCCGTAGAAAGAGAGATGTTGGCAGGGGCTAAATCCATACCATGAATCCCCTCATGGATTGGCAGGGGTTGTTCATCCACAATAGCATTGTTGACGGTTTGCTCTATCTCTCTTGGAACCAAGCCCATAAAAATAGTTAAGCTGGCTTGGGGGTCTATGTCGATGAGCAGAACACGATGACCCAATTGCGCTATTTGGTAGCCCAAGTTTTGGGTAAGGGTGGTTTTGGCAACACCTCCCGCCTGATTAAAAACTGCGATGATTCGGCTCATAAGTGAGTGGTTTACCTGCACCATTACAACTTAAGATAACGGTAATACGCCAATCGGCAATATTTATTTTTATTTTGGGTAAATCTCACCACCAATATACAATTCATCCGCAGTTAAATCTTTAATTCCAGTGATGGCTTTTGCGAGCGCTTGTGCAATTAGGAGTAGAGTTACAGAAAGTGTCACCAGAGGCAAAGTAATGAATAAAGTACCGAATTTTATTGAGGAGTTGGAACTTTATCCACTTTGATTCTTGTTCAGTGAGTAAAAAGGGTTGAACAGCACATAAAAATCGCTCTTTAGTTCCGACTCCAATTCAAATCGTAACTTTTTAGCAATGGGGAGCGAGCGCTATTCCAAATCATCATAAAAGCTGAAATGCTTTTCTCGTAATACTTACAGGCTACTTTACCCCTCCCAGGTGATAGCTTCAGTAACAACCCTAATGGCAGGTTTTAAGCACTAAACTGCTAGCTCATCTTCCAGATCCTGACAACTTTTTGGTTTGGTGGCACTCCTGAAAGTTAATACAGAAAGCTACTAACCAACCACAACAATATAAACGTCACTACAGTAGAAAACTGATTCGATGATAAATTGAGGAATGGTGTTTGTGGTAAGAGCCAGCCAGCAATTAGTCCCCCAGCGATTAAGCCAATTATTAAACTGACCAGGGTGAACAAAACTGCTCGACAAAATTTGCGTTCCTTGCGATGGAGAAAGAAAATACTGATGCCTGTCCCGACCACCAATGCTAACTGCAAAACCAGATCGCCTCCCTCTGGGTAAAACACACTAATAGAACTCAAACCAAGAAACCAAGCTCCAGGTAATAGCACATCTGTTGCTGTTGCCTGAACCACCATTCGTGGCATCAAACCAATCACCCACTTGGCACCTAACAATAGAGCCTGTAGAAGTGAGATTTTATTTTTAGGCAAGTTCCGAAGCAACAAATGAGGGCTTTTCTGCCTTAGTAAGTAACTGAACTCGTCTGGCATCTTAATAGCGAGTACAGGTTGCCCTGTCATAAAGCCTTGAAAGATGTAGTCTTTTAATTCACTATCTTCAGAAGCTCGCTTAAATAATAAGGAGAGCATCGAATTAGCAAGTTTAGGAAGAAAACTGTGATGCTGTCTTGCTATTTCTAATTGCAGTCTGCCTACAGATCCCCAAACAGCCGTGACTAGTAAATCTTGGAGTGCAGTACGAATTGTATGCGCTTGATTGCCCGTAAGGGTTGAAATCAAACGAACACGCAACCAGTCCGGCATATAGCCATAACGAAACCAGGGTAAGCGAGCCAGATCAGTTAACTGACAAGCTTGGAGGACGGTGCGTCCTTCTTCAGTGTGCAGCGTATGGCCGAGGTATAGGGTGAGATTCCATTGCATCTT
The Nostoc edaphicum CCNP1411 genome window above contains:
- a CDS encoding ParA family protein translates to MSRIIAVFNQAGGVAKTTLTQNLGYQIAQLGHRVLLIDIDPQASLTIFMGLVPREIEQTVNNAIVDEQPLPIHEGIHGMDLAPANISLSTAEMQLVSASMRDFRLKEAIEPIQENYDFILIDCPPSLGLLSYISLVAATHVLVPLETHFKAFEGTGELLKTVATVRNKPNRKLQIAGFVPTKYDARNSQDTRTLAAITEQLASAGTVFAPIPRSTAFVDASEERMPLAVYEPKHPSVQILKKIAVSLESLK
- a CDS encoding type II toxin-antitoxin system VapC family toxin, producing the protein MIVLDTHIWVWWVDDNSRLTTKYREWIEEYQSQGLGVSIVSCWEVAKLVEKNRLVFSCSVNEWLETALAYPGVQLLNLTLPIVVDSTQLSGFHSDPFDQIIVATARNHGCPMLTVDAKILNYSGVETLS
- a CDS encoding ParB/RepB/Spo0J family partition protein translates to MRRTKTSQPLKSKIDVPWDTTGINNADSQVTIPLDQIILPPNQPRRYFDSEALKQLTESIKQHGILQPLLVRPLDGEKHELVAGERRYRAALSIGLKVVPVVIRELDDNAAFQFALIENLLREDLNPVEETEGILQLLSLKLGRSVEEIPPFLYRLQRLEKKASTVTHNVMGAHDGEGDEPTHNVMGGVENDSTNNAISDDEGDIDLSTHNVMGETETDNSDLNQEQALNPDLKIVEGVFLGLGLMTWESFVKNRLPLLNLPEDILDALREGSLEYTKAKAIAQIQKLDERVAFLEQALANNWSLSEIRQRIIEKKSPASTANTESNDYKERFTAATTKLRKSRIWSDPKKRKQIEKLLAQLETLTNVE